A single genomic interval of Homo sapiens chromosome 7, GRCh38.p14 Primary Assembly harbors:
- the RNF148 gene encoding RING finger protein 148 precursor — MSFLRITPSTHSSVSSGLLRLSIFLLLSFPDSNGKAIWTAHLNITFQVGNEITSELGESGVFGNHSPLERVSGVVALPEGWNQNACHPLTNFSRPKQADSWLALIERGGCTFTHKINVAAEKGANGVIIYNYQGTGSKVFPMSHQGTENIVAVMISNLKGMEILHSIQKGVYVTVIIEVGRMHMQWVSHYIMYLFTFLAATIAYFYLDCVWRLTPRVPNSFTRRRSQIKTDVKKAIDQLQLRVLKEGDEELDLNEDNCVVCFDTYKPQDVVRILTCKHFFHKACIDPWLLAHRTCPMCKCDILKT; from the coding sequence ATGAGCTTCCTTAGAATTACCCCTTCGACGCATAGTTCTGTTTCATCTGGACTTTTGAGGCTTAGTATCTTTCTACTACTTAGCTTTCCTGACTCAAACGGAAAAGCCATTTGGACAGCTCACCTGAATATAACATTTCAGGTTGGAAATGAGATCACATCGGAATTAGGAGAGAGTGGAGTGTTCGGGAATCATTCTCCTCTGGAAAGGGTgtctggtgtggtggcacttcCTGAAGGATGGAATCAGAATGCCTGTCATCCTTTGACCAATTTCAGCAGGCCCAAACAGGCAGACTCATGGCTGGCCCTCATCGAACGTGGAGGCTGTACTTTTACACATAAAATCAACGTGGCAGCAGAGAAGGGAGCAAATGGGGTGATCATCTACAACTATCAAGGTACGGGCAGTAAAGTATTTCCCATGTCTCACCAGGGGACGGAAAATATAGTCGCGGTGATGATAAGCAACCTGAAAGGCATGGAAATTTTGCACTCGATTCAGAAAGGAGTCTATGTGACAGTCATCATTGAAGTGGGGAGAATGCACATGCAGTGGGTGAGCCATTACATCATGTATCTATTTACCTTCCTGGCTGCCACAATTGCCTACTTTTACTTAGATTGCGTCTGGAGACTTACACCTAGAGTGCCCAATTCTTTCACCAGGAGGCGAAGTCAAATAAAGACAGATGTGAAGAAAGCTATTGACCAGCTTCAACTGCGAGTTCTCAAAGAAGGGGATGAGGAATTAGACCTAAATGAAGACAACTGTGTTGTTTGCTTTGACACATACAAACCCCAAGATGTAGTACGCATTTTAacttgcaaacattttttccatAAGGCATGCATTGACCCCTGGCTTTTAGCCCATAGGACATGTCCCATGTGCAAGTGTGACATCCTGAAAACTTAA